One region of Luteolibacter yonseiensis genomic DNA includes:
- a CDS encoding RNA polymerase sigma factor, which yields MSPAFHTHLGEFHTTRWSVVVGAQGHSPAQVNASVESLYRQYLSPLYAYVRRRGYSPHDAQDLTHDFFSRLLEKGWLSSAHQDRGRLRTFLLVAMKRFLANEWDRTRADKRGGGSRLVSLQSEEGERLFSADDAAGSSVPDELLFDRNWAMVLMRTTLDHLRREYERSTRPNDFDVLKSCLTAERGDIDYPAIARELQLLPASARSLVHRFRRRFREIFREEVAGTVSSPEEVEDEMRALISTLGRQ from the coding sequence ATGTCGCCCGCCTTCCACACCCATTTGGGAGAATTCCACACCACCCGCTGGTCCGTGGTGGTCGGCGCGCAGGGCCATTCCCCGGCACAGGTGAACGCCTCGGTGGAGTCGCTCTACCGGCAATACCTTTCCCCCCTGTATGCCTACGTGCGGCGGCGCGGTTACTCCCCCCATGACGCGCAGGATCTCACGCATGACTTCTTCTCCCGCCTGCTGGAAAAAGGCTGGCTGTCCTCGGCGCACCAGGATCGCGGGCGTCTGCGGACCTTCCTGCTGGTGGCGATGAAGCGGTTCCTCGCGAACGAGTGGGACCGCACCCGGGCGGACAAGCGCGGCGGTGGTTCGCGGTTGGTGAGCCTTCAATCCGAGGAGGGGGAACGCCTGTTTTCCGCCGATGACGCGGCGGGCTCCTCCGTGCCGGACGAGCTGCTGTTCGACCGGAACTGGGCGATGGTGCTCATGCGGACCACCCTGGACCACCTGCGGCGCGAGTATGAACGGAGCACCCGGCCCAATGACTTCGACGTTCTGAAATCCTGCCTCACGGCGGAGCGCGGGGACATCGACTATCCGGCGATCGCACGCGAGCTGCAGCTGCTCCCGGCATCCGCGCGCAGCCTGGTCCACCGGTTCCGGAGACGCTTCCGGGAAATTTTCCGCGAGGAGGTGGCGGGTACGGTATCCTCTCCCGAGGAGGTGGAAGACGAGATGCGGGCGCTGATTTCAACCTTGGGCCGACAATGA
- a CDS encoding GAF domain-containing sensor histidine kinase gives MAEIAEEVESAGRIPAIPTILDVVCRTTGMGFAAVARVTENRWIACAVLDHIRFGLEPGGELDLTTTICHEIRQQRQPVVIDHVDEDPLYRSHHTPACYGFQSYISFPILLPDGRFFGTLCAIDPKPASLKTPAITGMFRLFAELIAFHIDVAEKLRVSEEDLRKEQDDSKLREQFIAVLGHDLRGPLGAITMGTALLREGKLAPHAEGLVDMMEKSAGRMSGLIDDVMDFARGRLGQGISLEGLSQEPVDHLLEQVLDEIRTGFPDRGITTRFDLREPFPHDPKRFSQLVANLVSNAMTHGRPERDVEVTAVCAGGNFVFSVANAAAPIPPHLLGRLFEPFNRGDMNDSREGLGLGLYIASQIAKSHGGKLEVVSDEKETRFTFSASIGSGSGPV, from the coding sequence ATGGCGGAGATTGCGGAAGAGGTCGAGAGCGCGGGCAGGATTCCTGCGATACCCACCATCCTGGATGTCGTGTGCAGGACCACGGGCATGGGCTTCGCGGCGGTGGCGAGGGTGACGGAAAACCGTTGGATCGCATGCGCGGTGCTGGATCACATCCGCTTCGGGCTGGAGCCGGGGGGCGAACTGGATCTCACCACCACGATCTGCCACGAGATCCGCCAGCAGCGGCAGCCCGTGGTGATCGACCACGTGGACGAGGATCCGCTCTACCGCTCCCATCACACCCCGGCTTGTTACGGTTTCCAGAGCTACATCTCATTTCCCATCCTGCTGCCGGACGGGCGGTTTTTCGGCACGCTCTGCGCGATCGATCCGAAACCGGCTTCGCTGAAAACTCCCGCCATCACAGGCATGTTCCGTTTGTTCGCGGAACTCATCGCGTTCCATATCGACGTCGCCGAGAAGCTGAGGGTTTCGGAAGAGGACTTGAGAAAGGAGCAGGACGACTCGAAGCTCCGCGAGCAATTCATCGCCGTGCTCGGGCATGACCTGCGCGGCCCGCTGGGGGCGATCACGATGGGAACGGCGCTGTTGAGAGAGGGGAAACTCGCACCCCATGCCGAGGGACTCGTGGACATGATGGAAAAAAGCGCGGGAAGAATGTCGGGCCTGATCGATGACGTGATGGACTTCGCGCGCGGGAGACTTGGACAGGGAATTTCGCTGGAAGGCCTCTCGCAGGAACCGGTGGATCACCTGCTGGAGCAGGTTCTGGATGAAATCAGGACGGGATTCCCGGACCGCGGGATCACGACACGGTTCGATCTGCGGGAACCATTCCCCCATGATCCCAAGAGGTTTTCCCAATTGGTCGCCAACCTGGTTTCCAATGCGATGACCCATGGCCGCCCGGAGAGGGATGTGGAGGTGACCGCCGTCTGCGCGGGCGGGAATTTCGTTTTCAGCGTGGCGAACGCGGCGGCCCCCATTCCGCCGCATCTCCTCGGCCGCTTGTTCGAGCCGTTCAATCGCGGAGACATGAACGACTCCCGCGAAGGGCTCGGGCTGGGCCTCTACATTGCTTCCCAGATCGCGAAATCCCACGGCGGGAAACTGGAAGTGGTTTCCGATGAAAAAGAAACGCGTTTCACCTTCAGCGCTTCCATCGGAAGCGGATCGGGGCCAGTCTGA